From a single Shewanella denitrificans OS217 genomic region:
- a CDS encoding YchE family NAAT transporter yields the protein MIYVKFFLGLLAIINPIGLLPVFVSLTSHQTEVERNHTGKVANFAVVVILLVTMLAGQHILNLFSISLSAFRIAGGTLIAIIAMSMLQGKLSEVKRNQEEDRESSAMESVAVVPLALPLMAGPGAISSVIVFAAGHNSFANFVGMFVTIVLLGLVSFGLFRMAPAIFKYLGKTGINVITRLMGLLMLSMGIEVIAAGVKGLFPTLLG from the coding sequence ATGATTTACGTGAAGTTTTTCTTAGGCTTATTGGCGATCATTAATCCAATAGGGCTATTACCTGTGTTTGTCAGCCTAACCAGCCATCAAACTGAAGTCGAGCGCAATCATACTGGTAAAGTCGCAAACTTTGCCGTGGTGGTGATCTTATTAGTGACCATGCTTGCGGGTCAGCACATTCTGAATTTATTCAGCATCTCACTGTCTGCGTTTCGTATCGCAGGCGGCACCCTTATCGCTATCATTGCCATGTCCATGCTTCAAGGCAAGCTCAGTGAAGTCAAGCGCAACCAAGAAGAGGACAGGGAGTCATCGGCGATGGAATCCGTTGCTGTAGTGCCTCTCGCATTGCCGTTAATGGCGGGGCCTGGCGCCATTAGCTCTGTGATCGTCTTCGCCGCAGGTCATAACAGTTTTGCTAACTTTGTCGGTATGTTTGTCACTATCGTATTATTAGGCCTAGTCAGTTTTGGATTATTTAGAATGGCGCCGGCAATTTTTAAATACTTAGGTAAAACTGGGATTAACGTTATCACACGTTTGATGGGTCTACTCATGCTATCCATGGGGATAGAAGTGATTGCCGCCGGTGTGAAAGGGCTGTTTCCAACCTTATTAGGGTAA
- a CDS encoding fumarate hydratase, translated as MSDLTHSSSVVIKQADFIESIEDALQYISYYHPKDFVDAMNLAFEREESAAAKDAIAQILINSRMSAEGKRPLCQDTGIVTTFVKVGMAVQWDKTDMTIQEMVDEGVRRAYLNPDNPLRASIVADPAGTRKNTRDNTPSVVHIDMVPGNHVEVQIAAKGGGSENKSKMAMLNPSDDIAAWVEKTLPTMGAGWCPPGMLGIGIGGTAEKAAVLAKESLMESIDIHELKARGAVTTEEKLRLDIFERANNLGIGAQGLGGLTTVLDVKIKSVPTHAASKPVVMIPNCAATRHVHFHLDGTGPADLAPPSLSDWPEITREAGENTHRVNLDNITQAEIETWKSGDTLLLNGKMLTGRDAAHKRIQSLLESGEGLPEGVDFKGKFIYYVGPVDPVRDEVVGPAGPTTATRMDKFTDMMLEKTGLMGMIGKSERGPQTVESIKKHKAVYLMAVGGAAYLVSKAIKKSRVVAFADLGMEAIYEFDVQDMPVTVAVDSNGVNAHETGPAVWKVNIANSKTVKLIANS; from the coding sequence ATGTCAGATTTAACTCATTCTTCTTCGGTTGTGATCAAACAAGCGGATTTCATCGAAAGCATAGAAGATGCCTTGCAATATATCTCTTACTATCACCCAAAAGATTTCGTTGATGCAATGAACTTGGCCTTTGAACGTGAAGAGAGCGCAGCGGCGAAAGATGCTATCGCACAAATCTTGATAAATTCCCGCATGTCAGCAGAAGGCAAACGTCCTCTTTGCCAAGACACAGGTATTGTGACCACCTTCGTTAAAGTGGGTATGGCAGTTCAGTGGGATAAAACCGACATGACCATTCAAGAAATGGTTGATGAAGGCGTTCGCCGAGCTTATTTAAACCCAGATAATCCACTACGAGCGTCAATCGTTGCCGATCCTGCAGGCACGCGCAAGAACACCCGAGATAACACACCGTCTGTGGTGCATATCGATATGGTGCCCGGCAATCATGTGGAAGTGCAAATAGCAGCTAAAGGTGGCGGCTCTGAAAACAAGTCTAAGATGGCCATGCTAAACCCATCCGATGATATCGCCGCTTGGGTTGAAAAAACCTTGCCAACCATGGGCGCAGGTTGGTGTCCACCTGGCATGTTAGGCATAGGTATTGGCGGCACAGCCGAGAAAGCAGCCGTACTTGCAAAAGAGTCATTGATGGAAAGCATAGATATCCATGAGCTTAAGGCTCGCGGCGCTGTGACAACAGAAGAAAAGCTGCGTTTAGATATTTTTGAACGGGCTAACAACTTAGGCATAGGCGCTCAAGGACTTGGCGGATTGACGACAGTACTTGACGTTAAAATCAAATCTGTGCCAACTCATGCTGCCTCAAAACCTGTGGTGATGATCCCAAATTGCGCAGCGACCCGTCATGTGCATTTTCATCTAGATGGCACTGGGCCTGCCGACCTTGCGCCGCCATCCTTGTCAGATTGGCCTGAAATCACCCGTGAAGCGGGCGAGAATACTCACAGAGTTAACCTCGATAACATCACCCAAGCTGAAATCGAAACTTGGAAGAGTGGTGATACCTTACTGCTCAATGGCAAAATGCTTACCGGCCGTGATGCGGCTCACAAGCGCATTCAAAGCTTACTTGAGTCTGGCGAAGGTTTGCCCGAAGGCGTCGATTTTAAAGGCAAGTTTATCTACTATGTTGGCCCTGTTGATCCAGTGCGTGACGAAGTGGTTGGCCCAGCAGGTCCAACAACCGCCACCCGTATGGATAAATTTACCGACATGATGCTGGAAAAAACGGGCTTGATGGGCATGATAGGTAAGTCTGAGCGCGGCCCACAAACTGTTGAATCCATCAAAAAACATAAAGCAGTCTATTTGATGGCCGTAGGCGGCGCGGCGTACCTAGTGTCTAAAGCCATTAAAAAATCTCGCGTGGTGGCCTTTGCCGATCTGGGCATGGAAGCTATCTATGAGTTTGATGTACAAGACATGCCTGTGACTGTGGCTGTGGATTCAAATGGCGTAAATGCTCATGAAACCGGCCCTGCGGTATGGAAAGTGAATATCGCTAACAGTAAAACAGTAAAGCTAATAGCTAACAGCTAA
- a CDS encoding ice-binding family protein, with translation MKVNHRIDSRSLWMTSILLTTLMAGCNSDNNEPAQSTPIIISSNIADLTLDVATNSQISVTFSEAMDTATINEVNFSVATGNEAPIMATVSLDNASNTAILTPSNDFTATTLYTAKISREVKSALGIPLANEQVWSFTTAAAPDTTAPSVKATYPLNTEVNFAINRSITAEMSEFLAPNSVNTSNFTLSNGITLVTGTINYSNTTVTFLPDTDLETNTIYTATLTTGITDLAIPANALAESYVWSFTTGLDAAAGPYFVNLRSAGNMAILSKSGITNVPTSNITGNIGASPITAASMDTVFCSDITGIVYGADAAYTGSGDSSCFAGTAPDNTLVANAVLDMGTAYADAAGRTTPDFTELYAGDLSSQTLSAGLYKWGTDVLVSTDVTLNGGANDVWIFQVAGDVLMADGSSIYLTGGAQAKNVFWQVGGGTGAVIGTTAQFEGIVLAKKGITVNTGASVNGRLLAQTAVTLDQNTITQPTQ, from the coding sequence ATGAAAGTGAACCACAGAATAGACAGCCGTAGCCTATGGATGACAAGCATACTGCTGACGACGCTTATGGCGGGTTGTAATAGTGATAATAACGAGCCAGCACAAAGCACACCTATCATCATTTCAAGCAATATTGCCGATCTGACCCTTGATGTGGCAACTAACTCACAAATTAGTGTCACGTTCAGTGAAGCCATGGATACGGCCACAATAAACGAAGTGAACTTTTCCGTAGCGACAGGCAATGAAGCGCCAATAATGGCAACTGTCAGCTTAGATAACGCCAGTAATACCGCAATTTTGACTCCTAGCAATGATTTTACTGCCACCACCCTATATACAGCTAAGATTAGCCGAGAGGTTAAAAGTGCCTTAGGGATCCCATTGGCGAATGAGCAAGTCTGGTCATTCACGACTGCAGCAGCGCCGGATACCACTGCGCCCTCCGTAAAGGCGACCTACCCGCTAAATACAGAGGTCAATTTTGCTATTAACCGCAGTATTACAGCTGAAATGAGTGAGTTTTTAGCACCAAACAGCGTGAACACTAGCAATTTTACCTTGTCGAATGGCATTACCTTAGTCACAGGCACCATCAACTACAGCAACACCACAGTGACTTTCCTACCTGACACTGACTTGGAAACCAATACCATTTATACCGCAACACTCACGACTGGAATAACTGATTTGGCAATCCCAGCGAATGCCTTAGCTGAAAGCTATGTGTGGAGTTTCACCACAGGTCTTGACGCTGCCGCGGGCCCCTATTTTGTTAACCTAAGATCTGCTGGCAACATGGCAATCCTTTCTAAGTCCGGTATCACTAATGTGCCGACATCCAATATCACAGGAAACATTGGGGCAAGTCCTATTACAGCCGCCTCCATGGACACGGTTTTTTGCAGTGATATTACGGGCATTGTTTACGGCGCAGATGCGGCGTATACCGGCAGTGGCGATAGCAGTTGTTTTGCAGGAACCGCACCTGATAACACCTTAGTAGCTAACGCAGTACTGGATATGGGCACTGCTTATGCCGATGCAGCAGGCAGAACGACCCCTGATTTTACAGAACTTTATGCAGGTGATCTCAGTAGTCAGACCTTATCCGCTGGTTTGTATAAATGGGGGACTGATGTATTAGTATCGACAGATGTCACTCTTAACGGCGGAGCCAATGATGTGTGGATATTCCAAGTAGCCGGCGATGTGCTAATGGCCGATGGCAGCAGCATTTATTTAACCGGCGGCGCACAAGCTAAGAATGTCTTCTGGCAAGTTGGCGGCGGCACAGGTGCGGTAATAGGCACCACGGCACAATTTGAAGGCATTGTTCTGGCTAAAAAGGGCATTACTGTCAATACGGGGGCAAGTGTCAACGGAAGGCTATTAGCCCAAACCGCAGTGACCTTAGATCAAAATACGATTACTCAACCCACCCAGTAA
- a CDS encoding response regulator: protein MISEQDIHQAHILIVDDQQANVLLLQDMLTETGYTRIDSTMDPLTVVDLHRSNDYDLILLDLQMPLMDGFEVMKQLKQLAINDYLPILVITAQPDHKLRALTAGAKDFIAKPFDIIEVNTRIRNMLEVRLLYKKLENYNQQLEQTVQERTLELKDSEARYRSLIELASDWYWEQDEQGTFTRFLGPVQQILGFDSEAFPDGNPVGYEEAAECTGSLTSMEPSTAKAKGKSSGWNEAQRTELQTMIVARKPFLDYLLSRVNVDGTQQQYLVSGEPMFNQSARFIGYRGFGVELTTAAVFHNVSR, encoded by the coding sequence ATGATTTCTGAACAAGATATTCATCAGGCTCACATTCTGATTGTCGACGATCAGCAGGCTAACGTATTGTTATTGCAAGATATGCTTACGGAAACCGGTTATACGCGTATAGATTCAACGATGGACCCATTGACTGTGGTTGACTTGCATCGTAGCAATGACTACGACTTGATTTTACTCGATTTACAAATGCCTCTGATGGATGGTTTTGAGGTAATGAAGCAGCTGAAGCAACTGGCCATTAATGATTATTTGCCAATATTGGTTATTACCGCCCAACCGGATCATAAATTACGGGCATTGACAGCAGGAGCTAAAGATTTTATTGCCAAACCCTTTGATATTATTGAAGTCAATACTCGAATTCGCAATATGCTTGAAGTTCGTCTCTTGTATAAAAAACTCGAGAACTACAATCAGCAATTGGAACAAACTGTGCAGGAGCGAACCCTTGAATTAAAAGACAGTGAGGCGCGCTACCGGAGCCTGATTGAGCTAGCTTCAGATTGGTATTGGGAGCAAGATGAGCAGGGAACTTTTACACGTTTCTTAGGCCCGGTTCAGCAGATATTAGGGTTTGACTCCGAGGCTTTCCCCGACGGAAACCCTGTAGGTTATGAAGAGGCTGCAGAGTGTACGGGGTCTTTAACGAGTATGGAGCCCTCAACGGCTAAAGCTAAAGGTAAATCCAGCGGTTGGAATGAAGCGCAGCGCACAGAATTACAAACCATGATTGTCGCCCGCAAGCCCTTCCTCGATTACCTTTTAAGCCGTGTGAATGTCGATGGTACACAGCAACAATATCTGGTCAGTGGCGAGCCTATGTTTAATCAGTCGGCGCGTTTTATCGGCTACCGTGGTTTTGGGGTCGAGCTTACCACAGCCGCTGTTTTTCATAACGTGAGTCGCTAA
- a CDS encoding alpha/beta hydrolase family protein, whose protein sequence is MKKTSLLLALMTAGLCSSVQAAAPTAFNVQQLVNLNKLHSAAVSNDGTKLVYGVKIKDANNEASSDLYLLDLSDKNAKPMQLTSAAGTESDVTFAPDGKSIYFMASRSGSSQIYKLALNGGEAIQVTDLPLDVNGYKLSQDGKQVVMTLRVFPECKDLQCSKDKFQAEKDKKTTGREYKQLMVRHWDTWEDHARNHLFVAPLNGNKITTAINVTQGRDTETPPKPFSGMEEVTFTPDGQHIVYSAKAPSTDQAWTTNYDLWQVSVKGGETTNLTPSNAAWDAQPVFSADGRYLAYLAMSKPGFEADRYKIMLRDNATGDEREVAPLWDRSPSSINFSSDGRTLYVTAQDVGQVSIFEVNTQFGDVRPIYNQGSSHLVAVTSKGIIFDNTSLTEPGDLYKINLEGEHLTRLTEVNKDKLANIKFGEYQQFNFKGWNDETVHGYWIKPTNFEEGKQYPIAYLVHGGPQGSFGNSFSGRWNAQLWAGAGYGVVMVDFHGSTGYGQAFTDSISKDWGGKPLEDLQKGLAAVAEQQPWLDATNACALGGSYGGYMMNWIQGHWNTGFKCLVNHAGLFDMRSMYHVTEELWFPEYDFGGPYSDNKALYEKFNPVNYVENWKTPMLIIHGEKDFRVPYGQGLAAFSYMQRKGIPSELLMFPDENHWILNQDNLQQWYNNVLGWMDRWTAK, encoded by the coding sequence ATGAAAAAAACCTCTCTTTTACTTGCCTTGATGACTGCAGGATTGTGCAGTTCAGTTCAGGCAGCCGCGCCGACGGCGTTCAATGTTCAGCAATTGGTTAACCTTAATAAACTTCATTCTGCTGCTGTGTCTAATGATGGCACTAAGCTGGTTTACGGCGTTAAAATTAAAGATGCCAACAACGAAGCAAGCTCTGATCTTTATTTGCTGGATTTAAGCGATAAAAATGCTAAGCCTATGCAGCTAACCAGCGCTGCTGGCACTGAGTCTGATGTGACCTTTGCCCCCGATGGAAAGTCTATCTATTTCATGGCGAGCCGTTCAGGTTCAAGCCAAATATATAAGTTAGCCCTTAACGGCGGCGAAGCCATCCAAGTCACAGATTTACCTTTAGACGTCAACGGCTACAAGTTGTCACAAGATGGCAAGCAAGTGGTGATGACCCTGCGGGTTTTCCCTGAGTGTAAAGACCTTCAATGCTCTAAAGATAAGTTTCAAGCCGAGAAAGATAAAAAAACTACCGGCCGTGAATACAAGCAGTTAATGGTACGCCATTGGGATACTTGGGAAGATCACGCTCGTAATCATTTATTTGTGGCGCCATTAAACGGCAATAAGATCACCACAGCCATAAATGTAACCCAAGGCAGGGACACAGAAACGCCGCCTAAGCCATTCTCTGGCATGGAAGAAGTGACCTTCACCCCTGATGGACAGCACATTGTCTATAGCGCTAAAGCGCCAAGTACAGATCAAGCTTGGACCACCAATTATGATTTATGGCAAGTGAGTGTGAAGGGCGGTGAAACAACGAATCTAACCCCAAGTAACGCTGCTTGGGATGCACAACCTGTCTTCTCTGCCGATGGCCGTTATTTAGCCTATCTTGCGATGAGCAAACCGGGTTTTGAAGCAGACCGCTATAAAATCATGCTTCGTGACAATGCCACTGGTGATGAACGAGAAGTGGCGCCTTTATGGGACAGAAGTCCGAGTTCGATTAACTTCAGCAGTGATGGTCGTACCTTATACGTCACGGCTCAAGATGTAGGCCAAGTCTCCATATTTGAAGTTAACACTCAATTTGGTGATGTGCGTCCTATCTACAACCAGGGCAGTAGCCACCTAGTTGCGGTGACAAGCAAAGGCATTATTTTCGATAACACTAGCCTGACAGAGCCTGGCGATTTATACAAAATCAACTTAGAAGGTGAGCACTTAACTCGGCTCACCGAAGTGAACAAAGACAAGCTGGCTAACATCAAGTTTGGTGAATACCAGCAATTCAACTTTAAGGGTTGGAACGACGAGACTGTACACGGTTATTGGATTAAACCCACGAACTTCGAAGAAGGTAAACAATACCCCATTGCTTACTTAGTTCATGGTGGCCCGCAAGGATCATTTGGTAACAGCTTTAGCGGTCGCTGGAACGCACAGCTATGGGCGGGTGCGGGCTATGGCGTAGTGATGGTGGATTTTCACGGTTCTACCGGTTATGGGCAAGCATTCACTGACTCCATTTCTAAAGATTGGGGCGGTAAGCCATTAGAAGATTTACAAAAAGGCTTAGCGGCTGTGGCTGAGCAACAACCTTGGCTTGATGCAACCAATGCTTGTGCCTTAGGTGGCTCTTATGGCGGCTACATGATGAACTGGATCCAAGGCCATTGGAATACAGGCTTTAAGTGCCTAGTAAACCATGCTGGTCTGTTTGATATGCGTTCCATGTACCATGTGACTGAAGAGTTATGGTTCCCTGAATATGATTTCGGTGGACCTTACTCAGATAACAAGGCATTGTACGAGAAGTTTAATCCGGTGAACTATGTTGAAAACTGGAAAACACCTATGCTGATCATTCATGGCGAGAAAGACTTCCGTGTCCCTTATGGCCAAGGCTTAGCCGCGTTCAGTTATATGCAACGTAAAGGTATTCCTTCAGAGTTATTGATGTTTCCGGATGAGAATCACTGGATTTTAAATCAAGATAACCTGCAGCAATGGTATAACAATGTACTAGGCTGGATGGACCGCTGGACTGCTAAGTAA
- a CDS encoding ice-binding family protein — MNTTHTKISRSLWLTTLLMSTLLFGCRNNDDTPPAPEPLPPVVTIPTVTSVTPVDMATQVLINTSVSANFSEAMDAATINLQSVQLTLGAQPVAGAVSLDASSKTAVFTPLTSLASSTAYTMTITSAAKSAAGQALAADVVWSFTSGKSTPTITLTNPLDAATEVAINHNLVATFSEPMDVLTIDTTSFTLSAPNAVPVIGSVSLDTDSNSAIFIPNSDFNPSTVYTASITTAAMSAEGMPLSNDYIWRFTTAVMTDVVAPTVIETDPLNTAIDFPLNRNIVAKFSEAIAPASINNTSFTVTDGVNLVAGKLSYAGTSITFNPTEDLAASTLYTAKLTTAITDLATPANPLASDYVWSFTTSAVAAKGPAAVDLRTAVNFVILTKTGTTNVPTSAITGNMGASPITAAAMDNVFCHEITGIIYGSNAAYTGSGDVSCFKGAAPDNTLVANAVLDMGTAYNDAAGRTLPDFTELHAGDISGRTLTPGLYKWSTGVLISTDVTLTGAANDVWIFQISGDITQAPASRVILEGGAQAKNIFWQVEGGTGVTIGTTAHFEGVVLAEKVIIVNTGASVIGRLLAHTAVTLDQNTVTQPAP, encoded by the coding sequence ATGAACACTACCCATACAAAAATCAGTCGCAGTTTATGGCTGACGACGCTATTGATGAGCACCTTATTATTCGGTTGTCGCAACAATGATGATACACCACCGGCACCTGAGCCACTCCCGCCTGTGGTGACTATTCCAACGGTAACGTCAGTTACCCCTGTGGATATGGCAACACAAGTACTAATAAATACTAGTGTCAGCGCAAATTTCAGTGAAGCCATGGATGCAGCAACTATCAATCTGCAGAGTGTTCAGTTGACGCTGGGTGCACAGCCGGTGGCAGGAGCTGTGAGTTTAGATGCATCAAGCAAGACAGCAGTCTTCACACCGTTGACCTCACTAGCCTCAAGTACGGCCTACACAATGACAATTACCAGTGCCGCAAAAAGTGCAGCGGGTCAGGCTCTAGCTGCCGATGTTGTTTGGAGTTTTACCAGCGGAAAAAGCACGCCAACAATCACACTGACCAATCCGCTAGACGCAGCAACTGAGGTCGCCATTAACCATAACCTCGTTGCCACGTTCAGCGAGCCAATGGATGTGCTAACCATAGATACCACAAGCTTTACACTCTCAGCCCCAAACGCAGTGCCTGTGATTGGTAGCGTCAGTTTGGATACCGATAGTAATAGCGCTATTTTTATACCAAACAGTGACTTTAACCCCTCTACGGTTTATACCGCCAGCATCACTACCGCGGCGATGAGTGCTGAAGGTATGCCATTATCCAATGATTATATCTGGCGCTTTACCACGGCAGTGATGACTGATGTTGTTGCCCCGACAGTGATTGAGACTGACCCACTGAATACCGCCATTGATTTTCCACTAAATCGCAATATAGTGGCCAAATTTAGTGAAGCAATAGCGCCAGCAAGCATTAACAATACGAGTTTCACCGTCACAGACGGCGTTAATCTAGTAGCGGGTAAATTAAGCTATGCGGGCACCTCAATTACCTTTAATCCCACTGAAGATTTAGCAGCGAGTACACTTTATACCGCTAAGTTAACGACAGCGATAACCGATCTCGCAACACCTGCAAACCCATTAGCCAGTGATTACGTTTGGAGTTTTACCACCAGCGCAGTTGCTGCAAAAGGTCCAGCCGCTGTTGATTTAAGAACTGCAGTTAACTTTGTTATTTTAACGAAAACGGGCACCACCAACGTACCCACCTCTGCAATCACAGGCAACATGGGGGCAAGTCCAATTACCGCTGCTGCCATGGATAATGTGTTCTGTCATGAAATAACCGGTATTATTTATGGTTCGAACGCCGCGTACACGGGCAGTGGGGATGTGAGCTGCTTTAAAGGCGCTGCACCAGATAATACCTTAGTCGCTAATGCTGTATTGGATATGGGCACTGCCTATAACGACGCCGCAGGCAGAACCTTACCTGATTTTACCGAACTGCATGCAGGTGATATCAGTGGCAGAACCTTAACGCCTGGTTTATATAAGTGGAGCACAGGTGTGTTGATTTCAACCGATGTCACCTTAACTGGCGCGGCCAATGATGTATGGATATTCCAAATATCTGGCGACATTACCCAAGCACCGGCCTCTAGGGTGATACTCGAAGGTGGTGCACAAGCCAAGAACATCTTCTGGCAAGTTGAAGGTGGTACTGGCGTAACAATAGGTACTACAGCCCATTTTGAAGGTGTAGTTTTGGCAGAAAAAGTAATCATAGTGAATACAGGTGCGTCAGTGATTGGACGCTTGTTAGCCCACACGGCAGTGACTTTAGATCAAAACACGGTTACTCAACCTGCACCGTAA
- the pabB gene encoding aminodeoxychorismate synthase component I: protein MRGNIQLAVKKLNWQITTHALFSHVSHQPWAILLDSGVSSQAEPKSTGLPLADTQAGSNHLDAKFDIIVFDPIATLVTQGTQSHFCVLDKRIKQAFNNETNESNPLSFLNSLNERLYPHRFDSTLPFSGGAVGSFSYDLGRQLETLPDIAMNDIHLSEINIGFYDFCLIYSHQEKSWYATHYLGSAALDAAIENIHLKITKTTSQPGSLHGALQDALLSNAPLPFKLTSDWQCQLSQAQYNQKFNRVQQYLLSGDCYQINLTQRFSAGYQGDEWQAYQALSKANCAPFSAFIRLENHSLLSISPERFIKLEGNSISTKPIKGTLPRGKTLEEDKLNAFRLQASEKDRAENVMIVDLLRNDIGKVAKAGSVAVPSLFAIESFPAVHHLVSTVTATLKPNYTATDLLQAAFPGGSITGAPKIRAMEIIEELEPSRRSLYCGSIGYISQDGKMDTSITIRTLVAERVDNTGRDNPQIYCWAGGGIVADSNVEAEYQESFDKVSKILPILSSL from the coding sequence ATGCGGGGCAATATTCAGTTAGCGGTAAAGAAATTAAACTGGCAGATCACCACACACGCCTTGTTTAGCCATGTCTCACACCAACCATGGGCTATTCTGCTCGACTCGGGTGTTTCATCACAAGCTGAACCTAAAAGCACTGGCTTACCTCTTGCCGATACACAAGCAGGCAGTAATCACTTAGATGCCAAGTTCGACATAATAGTGTTTGACCCCATAGCAACCTTAGTGACCCAAGGCACACAATCCCATTTTTGCGTACTTGACAAGCGTATTAAGCAAGCATTCAACAATGAGACAAACGAAAGTAACCCTCTTAGCTTTCTTAATAGCCTTAACGAGAGACTCTATCCACATCGCTTCGATTCAACCCTGCCCTTCAGTGGCGGCGCCGTTGGCAGTTTTAGCTATGATTTAGGCCGTCAGCTGGAAACTTTACCCGACATTGCCATGAATGATATTCACTTAAGTGAAATTAATATCGGATTTTATGACTTTTGTTTGATTTATTCCCACCAAGAAAAGTCTTGGTATGCCACGCATTATTTAGGTTCTGCAGCGTTAGATGCAGCAATTGAAAATATTCATCTAAAAATAACGAAAACCACTAGTCAGCCAGGTTCGTTACATGGCGCGTTACAAGACGCATTGCTTAGTAATGCTCCTCTGCCATTCAAACTCACCTCTGATTGGCAGTGTCAGCTCAGTCAAGCGCAATATAATCAAAAGTTCAATCGGGTGCAGCAGTATCTACTCAGCGGTGATTGCTATCAGATAAACCTGACTCAGCGTTTTAGTGCCGGCTATCAGGGTGATGAATGGCAGGCCTATCAAGCATTATCAAAGGCTAATTGCGCGCCTTTCTCAGCCTTTATCCGCCTAGAAAATCACAGCCTACTGTCCATTTCACCTGAGCGTTTTATTAAGCTTGAAGGCAACAGCATAAGCACCAAACCCATTAAGGGCACACTGCCAAGAGGGAAAACCTTAGAAGAAGACAAGCTAAATGCGTTTCGGCTGCAAGCCTCTGAAAAAGACAGAGCTGAGAACGTCATGATAGTGGATTTGCTTAGAAACGACATTGGCAAGGTCGCAAAAGCTGGGTCTGTGGCTGTGCCATCACTCTTTGCCATAGAAAGCTTCCCGGCCGTGCATCATTTAGTCAGTACAGTCACAGCGACACTCAAACCCAATTACACAGCGACAGATCTCTTGCAAGCCGCCTTCCCTGGTGGGTCTATTACAGGGGCGCCTAAAATTCGCGCAATGGAAATTATCGAAGAGCTTGAGCCCTCAAGACGCAGCCTTTATTGCGGCAGTATTGGTTACATCAGTCAAGATGGCAAGATGGACACCAGCATCACAATACGCACTTTAGTGGCTGAGAGAGTCGATAACACTGGTAGGGATAACCCTCAAATCTATTGCTGGGCGGGAGGCGGTATCGTCGCCGATTCCAACGTCGAAGCGGAATACCAAGAAAGTTTCGATAAGGTGAGTAAAATATTACCCATTTTAAGTAGTCTGTAA
- a CDS encoding Crp/Fnr family transcriptional regulator, whose protein sequence is MTLMKPADVSQRQSTSVLHSSSHSPSQNHLLAALPQVELESFSDHLELVPMPLGEFLYEPGSGLEYVYFPTTCIVSLHYVLSSGATAETAGVGNEGVVGVSLFMGGNTTASSAVVQTAGYGYRLNKKILMREFDRSGLLQRVLLRYTQALMTQMSQTAVCNRHHSLEQQFCRWLLLTLDRMPTNELVMTHELVASMLGVYREGISLAAGKLQQAGVISYRRGHISVLDRAKLELKSCECYQVVKTELDRLLSDGLLADAKFIKTKTDTQTSKTQ, encoded by the coding sequence ATGACGCTAATGAAACCAGCTGATGTGAGTCAGCGTCAATCGACCAGTGTATTGCACAGCTCATCGCACAGCCCATCGCAAAATCATTTGCTGGCGGCTCTGCCGCAGGTGGAGCTTGAGTCATTCAGTGACCATTTAGAATTAGTGCCTATGCCACTTGGAGAGTTTCTCTATGAACCAGGCTCTGGATTAGAGTACGTCTATTTCCCGACAACTTGCATTGTTTCACTGCATTATGTGCTTTCATCTGGCGCCACGGCCGAAACGGCTGGGGTCGGCAATGAAGGTGTCGTGGGTGTGTCTCTATTTATGGGGGGCAATACCACGGCAAGTTCAGCTGTGGTGCAGACTGCGGGTTATGGCTATCGCTTGAATAAGAAAATTTTGATGCGAGAGTTTGATCGTTCAGGTTTATTGCAGCGGGTGTTGCTGCGTTATACCCAAGCTTTAATGACCCAAATGTCACAGACAGCTGTGTGTAATCGTCATCATTCTTTAGAGCAGCAATTTTGCCGTTGGTTGTTATTGACCTTAGATCGCATGCCCACCAATGAGTTAGTCATGACCCATGAATTAGTGGCCAGCATGTTGGGAGTCTACCGCGAAGGCATAAGTCTTGCTGCTGGTAAATTGCAACAAGCAGGGGTTATTAGCTATAGGCGAGGACACATTAGTGTATTGGATCGGGCTAAACTTGAACTGAAGAGCTGCGAATGTTACCAAGTCGTCAAAACTGAGTTAGATAGATTATTGTCTGATGGTTTATTAGCAGATGCAAAATTTATCAAGACTAAGACCGATACCCAAACGAGCAAAACCCAGTAG